One region of Candidatus Bipolaricaulota bacterium genomic DNA includes:
- a CDS encoding type II toxin-antitoxin system VapC family toxin → MRTLVLDASVAIKWYFPEVLSDAALGLISAETRWIVPDLFYAEVGNVLWKKVTRGEATVAVARDVLESLLSVDIEVCPAKPFVKPALEIAHQFQCTVYDGLYLTTAIEKGCPLVTADRKFYDAMSPTALGKHLLWIEDT, encoded by the coding sequence GTGAGAACGCTCGTGCTGGATGCCTCTGTCGCAATCAAGTGGTACTTCCCCGAGGTGCTGAGCGACGCCGCCTTAGGGCTCATATCCGCGGAGACACGCTGGATCGTGCCCGATCTCTTCTACGCCGAGGTGGGGAACGTCCTATGGAAGAAGGTAACCCGAGGCGAGGCGACCGTGGCCGTCGCCCGTGATGTGCTGGAAAGTCTCCTCTCCGTTGATATCGAGGTATGCCCGGCAAAGCCGTTCGTGAAGCCCGCCTTGGAGATCGCGCACCAGTTTCAGTGCACGGTGTACGACGGTCTCTACCTCACCACGGCGATCGAGAAAGGCTGTCCGCTGGTCACCGCCGACCGCAAGTTCTACGACGCGATGAGCCCGACCGCCCTTGGGAAGCATCTACTGTGGATCGAGGACACATGA
- a CDS encoding VacJ — translation MRHQARSEDLPTVNRFVVVLKPTEAYLNWANSCPGDGPEITLAELREECTAYLIPGVEDPRAWIRRHFMPMFEWELAAWCTDETYWPKERTYQLFKKFFEIEIHSIVVDLGKGPVRHE, via the coding sequence ATGCGTCATCAAGCACGAAGTGAAGACCTGCCGACTGTGAACCGGTTTGTGGTTGTACTCAAGCCTACGGAAGCGTATCTCAACTGGGCAAACTCCTGCCCGGGAGACGGGCCGGAGATAACGCTCGCTGAGCTGCGGGAGGAATGCACCGCTTATCTCATCCCTGGGGTCGAGGACCCACGGGCGTGGATCAGGCGGCATTTCATGCCCATGTTCGAGTGGGAACTTGCGGCCTGGTGCACGGACGAAACATACTGGCCAAAGGAGCGTACGTATCAGCTGTTCAAGAAGTTTTTCGAGATAGAAATCCACTCCATCGTCGTTGATCTTGGAAAAGGGCCGGTGAGGCATGAGTGA